Genomic segment of Arthrobacter antioxidans:
CGACGGTGTGATCGTGGGCACCGCCCTCGTCGCCGCCCTGCGCGACGGCGGAGTGGACGCCGTCGCCGAGCTCACGCGTGAACTCAGCACCGGCACGGGCAAGGCGACCGCGTGATCGGCGGGAGCCTCGCCGCGTCGATCCCCAGCCCGCCGGCGGAATGGGCGAGCTTCAGCCTCGGACCCGTCACCGTCCACGCGTACGCCCTGTGCATCCTCGCCGGCATCATCCTGGCGCTCCTCCTCACGCAGAAGCGGTTCGTCTCCTTCGGCGGCCACGCGGACACGGTCTGGGACATCGCCATCTGGGCCATCCCGTTCGGCATCGTCGGCGGGCGGCTCTACCATGTGTTCTCCTCCCCGGACGCCTACTTCGGCCCGGACGGGGACATCGCGCGCATCCCGCAGATCTGGCAGGGCGGCCTCGGCATCTGGGGCGCGATCGCCCTCGGCGCGGTCGGTGCCTGGATCGGCGCCCGGCGCGCGGGAGTGAAACTCTCAGCCTTCGCCGACGCCGCCGCGCCCGGGGTGCTGCTCGCCCAGGCCATCGGACGGCTCGGCAACTGGTTCAACCAGGAGCTCTTCGGCGCGCCCACCACCCTCCCGTGGGGCCTGGAGATCGATGCCGACAACGCGAACTTCCCGCCCGGCACGGAACCCGGCACGCTGTTCCACCCCACGTTCCTCTACGAGCTCCTCTGGAACCTCGCCGGCGTTGCCCTGCTGCTGCTGCTCTCGCGGAAGATCACCCTGCGCGGCGGCCGCATGTTCTGGCTCTACGCGGCCTACTACACGCTCGGTCGCGTCTGGATCGAGGCGCTCCGCATCGACGACGCCGAGATGATCACGCTCTTCGGCGTCACCCAGCGCCTCAACGTGTGGACCAGCATCGCCGTCTTCCTCGTGTCGGTGGCCGTCCTCATCTACCTGACGGTCAAGCGGGAGCCCGTCGCGGAGCTGGAGGTCTACCTGCCCGGGCGCGAGCCCGGGCAGGTCGACGCCGTCGAGGCGGACGGCGCCCACGAGGGCGCCGACAGGAGTACCGATCCGAGTGCTGACGGGAGTGCCGACGACGGCGCCGCGACGGCCGCCGGGACCGGCGACAGCGCAGGGACGACGCCGGGAAAAGGCGCCTCCCGTAACGCTTCAGCCACAGGTGGCCACGCCTCGGACACGGGGCAAAGCGGGCGGAACGACCGTGGTAATCTGTCCGAAACAGACGGTTCCTGAGTAGGCGATCCGCGTACTCGGGCCCCCGCGCAAGCGGAACCGCGGGAGTCGGTCCCCGATACAGCAGTCCCCGGGCCACCGCCCCTCAAGGACGCAACACCACATCGTTGTGGACTCCAGGTGCGACGGCCGGATCACCCTCCGACCCCGCACCGACATCGCCGCCACGGGTGCCTGATGCCCGCAGCAACTGCCCGCCAACAGCGCCGGGCACCACCGGCAGGGGTGCCGGGACTCGAGACACACACGACGGCGACCGCTCCCGGACAGCGGCGCCCGCGGGGCCAAAGGCTGTCCCCTCCCGACGCTCCATCATGGGGGAAGGATCCTTATCTGATGACTGCTTTGACGCCAGGAACGCCGACCGAGGCCGCACCACGGGCCACGACGCCCGACACGGGCGACGACGCGGGGGCCGTCACCTCGCCCTTCACCCGGTTCGCCGCGCTGCCGGAGGCCTCGGGACTGTACGACCCCGAGAACGAGAAGGACGCCTGCGGCCTCGCGGTCATCGCGACCCTGCGCGGCGAGCCCGGGCATGACATCGTCGACGCGGCGCTCACCGCGCTGCGCAACCTCGAGCACCGCGGTGCCGTCGGGGCGGACGAGGGCACCGGCGACGGCGCCGGCCTGCTGACGCAGATCCCCGACGAGTTCTTCCGCGCCGTCGTCGACTTCCGGCTGCCGCCCGCCGGCTCCTACGTCGTCGGCACCGCCTTCCTCCCGACCGAGGCCAAGGAACAGGCGACCGCGCGTGCGGGCCTCGAATCGCTCGCCGAGGCCGAGGGGCTCGACGTGCTCGGCTGGCGGGTCGTGCCCGTGGTCGCCGACCTCGTCGGCGCGATGGCCCGGGCGTGCATGCCGCACTTCGTGCAGCTGTTCCTCGCACCCCTGGACGGCGACGCGTCGGACCTGGACGCGAAGGCCTTCCGGGTGCGGAAGCGTGCGCAGAACAAGTACGGCGTGTACTTCCCGTCGCTGTCCTCCAAGACCATCGTCTACAAGGGCATGCTGACCACCGCGCAGCTCGAGCCCTTCTACCCGGACCTCTCCGACGAGCGCTTCAAGACCTGCCTCGGGATCGTCCACTCGCGGTTCTCCACCAACACCTTCCCGTCGTGGCCGCTCGCCCAGCCGTTCCGCACCATCGCCCACAACGGCGAGATCAACACCGTGAAGGGCAACCGCAACTGGATGCGCGCGCGGCAGTCGCAGCTGTCCAACCCGCTGCTGGGGGACGCGCCGGAAGAGCTCTACCCCATCTGCACGCCCGGCGCCTCCGACTCGGCGACCTTCGACGAGGTGGCCGAACTCCTGACCCTCTCGGGCCGCCCCATCACGCACTCGATCATGATGATGATCCCCGAGGCGTGGGAGAACCACGCCACCATGGATCCCGCACGCCGTGCCTTCTACCAGTACCACTCCATGCTCATGGAGCCGTGGGACGGCCCCGCCGCCGTGTCCTTCACGGACGGCCGCCTCGTGGGCGCCGTCCTCGACCGCAACGGCCTGCGCCCCGCCCGCTACTGGGTGACCGAGGACGGCCTCGTCATCCTCGCCTCCGAGGTGGGCGTGCTCGACGTCGAACCGTCCCGCGTGGTCCGCAAGGGCCGCGTCTCGCCGGGCAAGATGTTCCTCGTCGACACCGAGGCCGGCCGACTCATCGAGGACCAGGAGATCAAGGCGGAGATCGCCGCCGCGAACCCGTGGGGCGAGTGGGTCAAGGAGAACCTGATCCAGCTCGAGGACCTCCCCGAGCGCGAGCACGTCATCCACACCAAGGCGTCCATCAGCCGGCGCCAGCGCACCTTCGGCTACACGCAGGAGGAACTGCGGATCCTGCTCGGCCCCATGGCGAAGACCGGCGCGGAGCCGCTCGGCGCCATGGGCTCGGACACGCCCATAGCGGTGCTGTCCAAGCGCCCGCGCCTGCTCTTCGACTACTTCGTGCAGTCCTTCGCGCAGGTCACGAACCCGCCGCTGGACTCCATCCGCGAGGAACTCGTCACCTCCATGGGCGTCACGATCGGCCCCGACGGCAACCTGCTGTCCACCGGCCGCGTCCGCTCCCGGCAGATCGCCCTGAAGTTCCCGGTCATCACCAACGACGAGCTGGCGAAGATCGCCAACCTCGAGACCGACGACGGCGACCGCCTGACCGTCCGCGTCCGCGGACTGTACCGGCACGACGGCGGCGAGGCTGCCCTCCGCGCACGGCTCGCCGAGATCTGCGAGCAGGTCTCCAGCGCGCTCAACCGCGGCGTCGAGTACGTGGTCCTCTCCGACCGCGACTCGAACGCGCAGTGGGCCCCCATCCCGTCCCTGCTCCTGACCAGCGCCGTCCATCACCACCTCCTCCGGAGCGCCACCCGCACCAAGACGTCCCTCGTGGTCGAGGCGGGCGACGTCCGCGAGGTCCACCACGTCGCGGTGCTGATCGGGTACGGCGCCTCCGCGGTCAACCCGTACCTGGCGATGGAGAGCTGCGAGGAACTGGTCCGCAACGGCGACATCACCGGCGTCAGCGCGGAGGCCGCCGTCGCGCACCTCATCAAGGGCCTCGGCAAGGGCGTCCTGAAGATCATGTCCAAGATGGGCATCTCCACCGTCAGCTCCTACTGCGGGGCCCAGACGTTCGAGGCGCTCGGACTCTCGCAGGAGCTCGTGGACGAGTACTTCCACGGCACCCAGACCCAGCTCGGCGGCATCGGCCTCGACGTGGTCGCTGCCGAGACCGCGGCCCGGCACGACAGCGCGTACCCCGAGGACGGCATCGAGGACCCGCACCGCGGCCTCGACAACGGCGGCGAGTACCAGTGGCGCCGCGAGGGCCCGCCGCACCTGTTCAACCCGGAGACGGTCTTCCGGCTCCAGCACGCCACGCGGGAGCGCCGCTACGACATCTTCAAGGCCTACACCCGCGGCGTCGACGACCAGTCGAAGGACCTCATGACGCTGCGCGGGCTGCTCCGGCTCCGCGGTGACGCCCGCGCACCGATCAGCATCGACGAGGTGGAGCCCGTCTCATCCATCGTCAAGCGGTTCTCGACCGGCGCCATGAGCTACGGCTCCATCTCGCAGGAGGCGCACGAGACGCTCGCCATCGCGATGAACCGCCTCGGCGCCAAGTCCAACACGGGCGAGGGCGGCGAGGACGTCGAACGCCTGCTGGACCCGGAGCGCCGCTCCGCCATCAAGCAGGTGGCCTCCGGCCGCTTCGGCGTCACGAGCCTCTACCTGACCAACGCGGACGACATCCAGATCAAGATGGCGCAGGGAGCCAAGCCCGGCGAGGGCGGGCAGCTCATGAGCCAGAAGGTCTACCCGTGGATCGCCCGCACGCGGCACTCCACGCCCGGCGTGGCCCTGATCTCCCCGCCGCCGCACCACGACATCTACTCGATCGAGGACCTCGCCCAGCTCATCTACGACCTCAAGCGGTCCAACCCGAGCGCCCGCATCCACGTGAAGCTCGTCTCCGAGGTCGGCATCGGCACGGTCGCGGCGGGCGTCACGAAGGCGAAGGCCGACGTCGTCCTGGTGTCCGGACACGACGGCGGCACCGGCGCCAGCCCGCTCAACTCGCTCAAGCACGCCGGCATCCCCTGGGAGCTCGGACTGGCCGAGACGCAGCAGACGCTGATGCTCAACGGCCTCCGCGACCGCGTGGTGGTCCAGGTGGACGGGCAGCTCAAGACGGGGCGCGACGTCGTCATCGCGGCCCTGCTGGGCGGCGAGGAGTTCGGGTTCGCCACGGCCCCGCTCGTGGTCTCCGGCTGCATCATGATGCGCGTGTGCCACCTGGACACCTGCCCCGTCGGCGTCGCGACGCAGAACCCCGAGCTCCGCAGCCGCTACACCGGCAAGCCGGAGTTCGTCGTGAACTTCTTCGAGTTCATCGCCGAGGAGGTCCGCGAGCTCCTCGCCGAGCTCGGCTTCCGGACCCTCGAGGAGGCCATCGGCCACAGCGAGCTGCTCGACGCCCGGGAGGCGATCGAGCACTGGAAGGCCGACGGACTGGACCTCGACCCGATCCTGCGCGGCAACGAGTTCGGTCCGGGGGAGCCGCTGCGGAACATGTTCAAGCAGAACCACGACCTGGACCAGCACTTCGACAACAAGCTCATCGAGATGAGCGCCGACGCGCTGCAGCACCGGGCTCCCGTGCGGATCTCGGTCGACGTCGTCAACACGGACCGTTCGGTGGGCACCATGCTGGGCCACGAGGTCACCCGCACCTTCGGCCTGGACACCCTCCCCACCAACACCATCGACGTCACGCTCACGGGGCAGGCCGGGCAGTCGCTCGGCGCCTTCCTGCCCGCCGGCATCACGCTGCGGCTCCTCGGCGACTCCAACGACTACGTGGGCAAGGGGCTGTCCGGCGGGCGCATCATCGTGCGGCCGGACCGCGCCAACGTGTTCCGCGCCGACCACAACGTCATCGCCGGCAACGTGATCGGCTACGGTGCCACCAGCGGCGAGATGTTCCTGCGCGGGCAGGTGGGGGAGCGCTTCCTCGTCCGGAACTCCGGGGCCACCGCCGTCGCCGAGGGTATCGGCGACCACGGCTGCGAGTACATGACCGGCGGCCAGGCGCTGATCCTCGGCCGGACCGGCCGGAACTTCGGTGCCGGCATGTCCGGAGGGACGGCCTTCGTGCTGGACCTCGAGCGGGCCAGGGTCAACCGGCAGAGCCTCGAGAACGGTGAGTTGCTGCTCGTCGACCTCGATGCCGAGGACGTCGAGATCGTCCGGCAACTGCTGATCCGGCACGTCGAGGAGACCGAGTCCAACCTCGCCGAGAGCCTCCTCGACTCCTTCGAGGACACCATCGCACGATTCACCAAGGTCCTGCCGCGCGACTACGCCGCGGTGCTGGACGCCCGTGCCACCGCCGTCGAACAGGGCCTCGACCCCGACGGTGAAGAGGCATGGACCAAGATCCTGGAGGTAACCGGTGGCTGACCCACGCGGATTTCTGAAGGTGCGCGAGCGCCAGACCCAGCCACGCCGGCCGGTCCCCGTCCGCATCATGGACTGGAAGGAAGTGTACGAGGCGCAGGAGAAGGGCGTCCTGAAGGCGCAGGCGGGCCGCTGCATGGACTGCGGCATCCCGTTCTGCCACCAGGGCTGCCCGCTCGGCAACCTCATTCCCGAGTGGAACGACCTCACGTTCCGGGAGAAGGGCCGCGAGGCGATCGAGCGCCTGCACGCGACGAACAACTTCCCCGAGTTCACGGGCAGGCTCTGCCCCGCGCCCTGCGAGTCGTCGTGCGTGCTCGGCATCAACCAGGACCCGGTCACGATCAAGCAGGTCGAGGTCTCCATCGCCGACCAGGCGTTCGAGGAGGGCTGGGTGGAACCGCACCCCCCGGAGCGCCTGACCGGGCGCACGATCGCCGTCGTCGGGTCCGGACCCGCAGGCCTCGCCGCCGCGCAGCAACTCACCCGCGCCGGGCACACCGTGGCGGTGTACGAGCGTGACGACCGCATCGGCGGCCTGCTGCGCTACGGCATCCCCGACTTCAAGATGGAGAAGATCCACCTGGAGCGGCGCCTGGACCAGATGAAGGCCGAAGGCACCCGCTTCCGCACCGGTGTCGCCGTCGGCAAGGACATCAGCTGGGGTCAGCTCAAGCGGCGCTACGACGCCGTCATCGTCGCCACCGGCGCCACCGTGCCGCGCGACCTGACCATCCCGGGGCGGGACCTCGCCGGTGTGCACTTCGCGATGGACTACCTCGTGCAGGCCAATCGCGTGGTCGCCGGAGAGCACGTCGAGGAGCAGATCCACGCCGAGGGCAAGCATGTCGTCATCCTCGGCGGCGGTGACACCGGGGCGGACTGCCTCGGCACCGCGCACCGTCAGAAGGCCGCGTCCGTCACGACCCTCGCCATCGGCCAGCAGCCGTCCACCGAGCGGCGCCCTGACCAGCCGTGGCCCACGTTCCCCACGCTCTTCGACATCGCCAGCGCCCACGAGGAGGGCGGTGAGCGCCGCTTCCTGGCCTCCACCGTCGAGTTCGTCGGTGCGAACGGCGTGCTGCGCGGCATCAAGGTCGCCGAGACCGAGTTCGTCGACGGCCGCCGGGTCCCGAAGGCAGGCTCGGAGCGTGAGATCCCCGCGGACCTCGTGTTCCTCTCCCTCGGCTTCACGGGCGCCGAGCCGGCCGGGATCACCGAGCAGGTCGAGGCGGAGTTCGACGACCGCGGGAACGTGGCGCGCGATGGCTACTACATGACCAACACTCCCGGCGTCTTCTCGGCGGGTGACGCCGGCCGCGGCCAGTCCCTGATCGTCTGGGCCATCGCCGAGGGTCGCGCCTGCGCCGCCGCGGTGGACCAGTGGCTCATGGGATCCACCCGGCTGCCCGCGCCCGTCGCGCCGAGCGACCGTTCCATCGCCGTCCTCTGACCGGCTCCAGCACTTATCCCCCGACCAACACGACTAGGCTAGGTTTCATGAGACGCGCAAAAATCGTTGCAACATTCGGCCCCGCAATCGCCAGCTATGAGAACACCCTCGCTGTGCTCGAGGCGGGCGTCGACGTGGCCCGGATGAACATGAGCCACGGCGACTACGCCGTGCACCTCAGCACCTACGAGAACGTCCGCCGTGCCTCGGCGGAACTCGGCAAGCCCGTCGGCATCTTCGCCGACCTGCAGGGACCGAAGATCCGCCTCGGCCGCTTCGTCGACGGCCCCCACGCGCTGGCCCCCGGCGACGTCTTCACCATCACCGTCGAGGACATCGAAGGCACCCAGGAGATCTGCTCCACGACGTTCAAGGGGCTGCCCCACGACGTCAACGTCGGGGACCTGCTCCTCATCGACGACGGCAAGGTCACCCTCCGCGCCACCGCGGTGGACGACGTGAAGGTCACCACCGAGGTCGTCGTGGGCGGCATGGTCTCGAACAACAAGGGCATCAACCTGCCCGGCGTGGCCGTCAACGTGCCGGCCCTCAGCGAGAAGGACGAGGACGATCTCCGCTGGGCCATCCAGACCGGCGTCGACATGGTCGCCCTGTCCTTCGTCCGCGACGCCGGCGACGTCAAGCGTGTCCACGAGATCATGGACGAGGAGGGCCGCCGCGTCCCCGTCATCGCGAAGATCGAGAAGCCCCAGGCCGTCGACGCCCTCGAGGAGATCATCGACGCCTTCGACGCCATCATGGTGGCCCGCGGAGACCTCGGTGTGGAACTGCCCCTGCAGGACGTCCCGATCGTGCAGAAGCGCGCCGTGGAGCTCGCCCGCCGCTGGGCCAAGCCCGTCATCGTGGCCACGCAGGTCCTCGAATCCATGATCGACAACCCGCGCCCCACCCGCGCCGAGGCCTCCGACTGCGCCAACGCCGTGCTCGACGGCGCGGACGCCGTGATGCTCTCGGGCGAGACCAGCGTGGGCAAGTACCCGATCGAGACGGTCCGCACCATGGCCGACATCATCGAGTCCACGGAGCGCCACGGCCTCGAGCGGGTCCCGCCGCTCGGCAGCAAGCCGAAGACCCGCGGCGGTGCCATCACCCGCGCCGCCGTCGAGATCTCCGACCAGCTCGACGCCAAGTACATCTGCACCTTCACCCAGTCCGGGGACTCGGCCCGCCGCCTCTCCCGCCTGCGCCCCAGGAAGCCGGTGTTCGCCTTCACCCCGGTGCAGTCGACGCTGAACGCCATGTCCCTGATCTGGGGCGTCCAGCCCCGGCTCGTCGAGTTCGTGGAGCACACGGACCAGATGACGGCCCAGGTGGACCGCGTCCTCTTCGAGCAGGGCCTCGTCGAGGTGGACGACCTCGTGGTGATCGCCGCCGGGTCCCCTCCCGGACAGGCCGGCTCCACCAACTCGATCAAGGTGCACCGCGTCGGCGACATCACGGATGCCGGGCAGCTCCCGGAGGACCACACGTCCTACATCAAGGAAGGCGTGGGCCCCTGGCCCGTCAAGAAGAAGTAGCCCGACCCGCAGGACAGACGACAGGACCCCCTCCCGATCCGGAAGGGGGTCCTGTCGTCTGTCCTGCGGTCAGTTGACCTGGTTGATGATCGTCTCGGCGACCTCGCGCATGCTCAGGCGGCGGTCCATGGAGGTCTTCTGGATCCAGCGGAAGGCCTCGGGTTCGGTGAGCCCCATCTTCGTGGTCAGGAGGCTCTTGGCACGCTCGACGAGCTTACGGGTGGCGAACTGCTCCTGCAGGTCGGTCACCTCCGCCTCGAGCGCCTTGATCTCCTCG
This window contains:
- the gltB gene encoding glutamate synthase large subunit, which translates into the protein MTALTPGTPTEAAPRATTPDTGDDAGAVTSPFTRFAALPEASGLYDPENEKDACGLAVIATLRGEPGHDIVDAALTALRNLEHRGAVGADEGTGDGAGLLTQIPDEFFRAVVDFRLPPAGSYVVGTAFLPTEAKEQATARAGLESLAEAEGLDVLGWRVVPVVADLVGAMARACMPHFVQLFLAPLDGDASDLDAKAFRVRKRAQNKYGVYFPSLSSKTIVYKGMLTTAQLEPFYPDLSDERFKTCLGIVHSRFSTNTFPSWPLAQPFRTIAHNGEINTVKGNRNWMRARQSQLSNPLLGDAPEELYPICTPGASDSATFDEVAELLTLSGRPITHSIMMMIPEAWENHATMDPARRAFYQYHSMLMEPWDGPAAVSFTDGRLVGAVLDRNGLRPARYWVTEDGLVILASEVGVLDVEPSRVVRKGRVSPGKMFLVDTEAGRLIEDQEIKAEIAAANPWGEWVKENLIQLEDLPEREHVIHTKASISRRQRTFGYTQEELRILLGPMAKTGAEPLGAMGSDTPIAVLSKRPRLLFDYFVQSFAQVTNPPLDSIREELVTSMGVTIGPDGNLLSTGRVRSRQIALKFPVITNDELAKIANLETDDGDRLTVRVRGLYRHDGGEAALRARLAEICEQVSSALNRGVEYVVLSDRDSNAQWAPIPSLLLTSAVHHHLLRSATRTKTSLVVEAGDVREVHHVAVLIGYGASAVNPYLAMESCEELVRNGDITGVSAEAAVAHLIKGLGKGVLKIMSKMGISTVSSYCGAQTFEALGLSQELVDEYFHGTQTQLGGIGLDVVAAETAARHDSAYPEDGIEDPHRGLDNGGEYQWRREGPPHLFNPETVFRLQHATRERRYDIFKAYTRGVDDQSKDLMTLRGLLRLRGDARAPISIDEVEPVSSIVKRFSTGAMSYGSISQEAHETLAIAMNRLGAKSNTGEGGEDVERLLDPERRSAIKQVASGRFGVTSLYLTNADDIQIKMAQGAKPGEGGQLMSQKVYPWIARTRHSTPGVALISPPPHHDIYSIEDLAQLIYDLKRSNPSARIHVKLVSEVGIGTVAAGVTKAKADVVLVSGHDGGTGASPLNSLKHAGIPWELGLAETQQTLMLNGLRDRVVVQVDGQLKTGRDVVIAALLGGEEFGFATAPLVVSGCIMMRVCHLDTCPVGVATQNPELRSRYTGKPEFVVNFFEFIAEEVRELLAELGFRTLEEAIGHSELLDAREAIEHWKADGLDLDPILRGNEFGPGEPLRNMFKQNHDLDQHFDNKLIEMSADALQHRAPVRISVDVVNTDRSVGTMLGHEVTRTFGLDTLPTNTIDVTLTGQAGQSLGAFLPAGITLRLLGDSNDYVGKGLSGGRIIVRPDRANVFRADHNVIAGNVIGYGATSGEMFLRGQVGERFLVRNSGATAVAEGIGDHGCEYMTGGQALILGRTGRNFGAGMSGGTAFVLDLERARVNRQSLENGELLLVDLDAEDVEIVRQLLIRHVEETESNLAESLLDSFEDTIARFTKVLPRDYAAVLDARATAVEQGLDPDGEEAWTKILEVTGG
- a CDS encoding glutamate synthase subunit beta, which produces MADPRGFLKVRERQTQPRRPVPVRIMDWKEVYEAQEKGVLKAQAGRCMDCGIPFCHQGCPLGNLIPEWNDLTFREKGREAIERLHATNNFPEFTGRLCPAPCESSCVLGINQDPVTIKQVEVSIADQAFEEGWVEPHPPERLTGRTIAVVGSGPAGLAAAQQLTRAGHTVAVYERDDRIGGLLRYGIPDFKMEKIHLERRLDQMKAEGTRFRTGVAVGKDISWGQLKRRYDAVIVATGATVPRDLTIPGRDLAGVHFAMDYLVQANRVVAGEHVEEQIHAEGKHVVILGGGDTGADCLGTAHRQKAASVTTLAIGQQPSTERRPDQPWPTFPTLFDIASAHEEGGERRFLASTVEFVGANGVLRGIKVAETEFVDGRRVPKAGSEREIPADLVFLSLGFTGAEPAGITEQVEAEFDDRGNVARDGYYMTNTPGVFSAGDAGRGQSLIVWAIAEGRACAAAVDQWLMGSTRLPAPVAPSDRSIAVL
- the lgt gene encoding prolipoprotein diacylglyceryl transferase is translated as MIGGSLAASIPSPPAEWASFSLGPVTVHAYALCILAGIILALLLTQKRFVSFGGHADTVWDIAIWAIPFGIVGGRLYHVFSSPDAYFGPDGDIARIPQIWQGGLGIWGAIALGAVGAWIGARRAGVKLSAFADAAAPGVLLAQAIGRLGNWFNQELFGAPTTLPWGLEIDADNANFPPGTEPGTLFHPTFLYELLWNLAGVALLLLLSRKITLRGGRMFWLYAAYYTLGRVWIEALRIDDAEMITLFGVTQRLNVWTSIAVFLVSVAVLIYLTVKREPVAELEVYLPGREPGQVDAVEADGAHEGADRSTDPSADGSADDGAATAAGTGDSAGTTPGKGASRNASATGGHASDTGQSGRNDRGNLSETDGS
- the pyk gene encoding pyruvate kinase, translated to MRRAKIVATFGPAIASYENTLAVLEAGVDVARMNMSHGDYAVHLSTYENVRRASAELGKPVGIFADLQGPKIRLGRFVDGPHALAPGDVFTITVEDIEGTQEICSTTFKGLPHDVNVGDLLLIDDGKVTLRATAVDDVKVTTEVVVGGMVSNNKGINLPGVAVNVPALSEKDEDDLRWAIQTGVDMVALSFVRDAGDVKRVHEIMDEEGRRVPVIAKIEKPQAVDALEEIIDAFDAIMVARGDLGVELPLQDVPIVQKRAVELARRWAKPVIVATQVLESMIDNPRPTRAEASDCANAVLDGADAVMLSGETSVGKYPIETVRTMADIIESTERHGLERVPPLGSKPKTRGGAITRAAVEISDQLDAKYICTFTQSGDSARRLSRLRPRKPVFAFTPVQSTLNAMSLIWGVQPRLVEFVEHTDQMTAQVDRVLFEQGLVEVDDLVVIAAGSPPGQAGSTNSIKVHRVGDITDAGQLPEDHTSYIKEGVGPWPVKKK